Genomic window ([Empedobacter] haloabium):
GCATCTCGGAATCGGACGTCAACCTGGCGGTGGCCTCGAAAGCGGTCATCATCGGCTTCAACGCCCGTGCCGACGGCCAGGCCCGCAAGCTGGCGGAAGCGAATGGCGTGGACATCCGTTACTACAACATCATTTACGACGCGATCGAAGAGGTCAAGGCAGCACTGTCGGGCATGTTGGCACCGGAGAAGCGCGAGACGATCACCGGCCAGGTCGAGATTCGCCAGGTCATCCTGGTCTCGAAAGTCGGCGCGATCGCGGGCTGTCTGGTCACCGATGGTGTCGTCAAGCGTACCTCGTCGGTCCGCCTGCTGCGCAACAACATCGTCGTCTGGACGGGCGAGATCGACTCGCTCAAGCGTTTCAAGGACGATGCGAAGGAAGTGCGCGCCGGCCTGGAGTGCGGCCTGTCGCTGAAGGGCTACAACGACATCGTCGTGGGCGACGTGCTGGAAGTGTTCGAAGTCACCGAAGTGGCGCGTACGCTGTAATCGCAACGAATGCGGTATCCGTGGCGGGTGCCGCCCGCTCCGCGCAAGCGGGGTGGGCGCCACCCGCCACATTTTTATTGGTAGGACATCATGGCTAAACACAGTAAATCCATCCCGGCACGCGGCCTGCGCGTGGCCGACCAGATCCAGAAAGACCTCTCCGAGCTGATCGCCTTCGAGCTGAAGGACCCGCGCGTGGGCATGGTCACGCTGGCCGAAGTGCAGCTGACCCCGGACTACGCGCATGCGAAGATCTACTTCACGATGCTCAAGGACGATCCGGAATCGGTAAAGAACACCTTGGCCGGCCTGCAGGCGGCCGCCGGCTACCTGCGCAACCAGCTGGGCAAGCGCCTGCACATCCAC
Coding sequences:
- the rbfA gene encoding 30S ribosome-binding factor RbfA, with product MAKHSKSIPARGLRVADQIQKDLSELIAFELKDPRVGMVTLAEVQLTPDYAHAKIYFTMLKDDPESVKNTLAGLQAAAGYLRNQLGKRLHIHTLPQLHFVHDTSASRGIAMSALIDKANASRAADYEEDDKEAE